Proteins encoded together in one Penicillium digitatum chromosome 1, complete sequence window:
- a CDS encoding Endoribonuclease L-PSP/chorismate mutase-like translates to MSTAQSPNPGLNVIALISGGKDSLYSILHCIRNGHKVVALANLYPKPQNKPTNTNPNQPKCDEEEDIDSFMYQTIGHSIIPLYETALQIPLYRQPITGGAVDTSRIYGTKSTDTDETESLVPLLNRIKQAHPEANAVSAGAILSTYQRTRIENVAYRLGLTPLAWLWMYPSLPAPAARSADTLAISQAGLLEDMAAARCDARILKVASGGLDEGFLWENVSGAGSDGRMMRRYLVKAMSRFAAAEDIRGAVLGEGGEYETLALDGPGFLWKQRIEVGSREEKVGEGGVAFVRLRGARCTPKSAWEIGDGIVPSDIRRPGLLDAAFEGALGSALNVSGSLDDLKSRAMTSTARSPDWPVCEPVHRLSGSTWTISNLVAPEAGPRAGVQMKGIADKVKRVLKSFAHPKSGTRSTDDIVFATVLLDSMADFGSMNDIYVTLFNKPNPPARVTVACGDRLPSNVKVMVTFVVDLGARDRRQGLHVQSRSYWAPANIGPYSQALSVPLQNVSRLVYIAGQIPLDPGSMELAHVKGTDSWVENYRLRAVLALQHLWRIGEAMQVNWWLGAVAFLARGEHANTQAQVAWRLWERMHALPDNEDEDDDDGPQLDAWDIKYGRRTEELNDAPVPSLPKFTVLVESHTSIPPFLAVQVDELPRGSDIEWQGLGGRCEQVKLDIKGGTLATTMDSQYKYINIEIDAGSSDDALKQILRSVKEAHCRDSTLSQAVLYTTHSVPEALWPGQVVPCRSIWGREGRRLSAGVVLQQLG, encoded by the coding sequence ATGTCTACAGCACAATCTCCAAACCCAGGGCTCAACGTGATCGCCCTGATTTCCGGCGGAAAAGACTCCCTCTACTCAATCCTCCACTGCATCCGCAACGGCCACAAAGTGGTCGCATTGGCCAACCTTTACCCAAAACCGCAGAACAAACCCACAAACACAAATCCAAACCAACCCAAAtgtgacgaagaagaagacatcGATAGCTTCATGTACCAAACCATCGGGCACAGCATAATCCCTCTTTACGAAACAGCCCTCCAAATCCCCCTCTACCGCCAACCCATCACAGGCGGCGCAGTTGATACATCCCGCATCTACGGAACCAAATCAACCGATACAGACGAGACAGAATCCCTCGTCCCGCTCCTCAACCGCATAAAACAGGCCCATCCAGAAGCAAACGCAGTCTCTGCAGGCGCTATTCTCTCTACATACCAGCGCACGCGAATCGAGAATGTCGCTTACCGTCTGGGCCTGACACCCCTCGCTTGGTTATGGATGTATCCATCTCTCCCTGCCCCCGCGGCCAGATCGGCCGATACTCTGGCAATAAGCCAGGCGGGGCTCTTGGAGGATATGGCAGCTGCTAGATGCGATGCTCGTATTCTCAAGGTCGCCTCCGGCGGTCTGGATGAGGGCTTCCTGTGGGAAAATGTATCGGGTGCTGGGAGTGATGGCCGCATGATGCGAAGGTATCTTGTGAAGGCTATGAGTAGGTTCGCGGCTGCGGAAGATATTCGTGGTGCGGTGCTGGGCGAGGGTGGGGAGTATGAGACGCTTGCGCTGGATGGACCTGGTTTCTTGTGGAAGCAGAGGATTGAGGTTGGTAGTCGGGAGGAGAAGGTTGGGGAGGGAGGTGTTGCGTTTGTTAGGTTGAGGGGAGCGAGGTGTACACCCAAGAGTGCGTGGGAGATTGGCGATGGGATTGTGCCGAGTGATATAAGGAGGCCCGGGCTGCTAGATGCAGCTTTCGAGGGTGCTCTGGGGTCTGCATTGAATGTTTCTGGGTCGCTTGATGATTTGAAATCGCGGGCGATGACCAGTACTGCTCGGTCGCCGGATTGGCCTGTCTGTGAGCCGGTGCATCGGCTGTCTGGTTCCACGTGGACTATTTCGAATCTTGTTGCGCCCGAGGCTGGTCCCAGGGCAGGAGTCCAAATGAAAGGGATTGCAGACAAGGTCAAGCGAGTGCTCAAGTCCTTTGCTCACCCCAAGTCGGGTACCCGATCAACAGACGACATTGTTTTCGCTACGGTGCTGCTAGATTCAATGGCCGACTTTGGATCAATGAATGATATCTACGTCACTCTATTCAATAAACCCAATCCTCCCGCGCGAGTTACAGTGGCATGCGGGGACCGACTCCCTTCCAACGTCAAGGTGATGGTCACATTCGTGGTTGACCTGGGTGCGAGGGACCGGCGCCAGGGCCTGCATGTTCAGTCCAGGTCGTACTGGGCCCCGGCAAATATTGGACCATATTCCCAAGCGTTGTCGGTTCCACTGCAGAATGTTAGCAGACTCGTGTACATTGCTGGCCAGATTCCTTTAGATCCTGGTTCTATGGAATTGGCGCATGTGAAGGGGACCGATTCGTGGGTTGAAAACTACCGTCTTCGAGCCGTACTGGCCCTTCAGCACCTTTGGAGAATTGGTGAAGCGATGCAGGTAAACTGGTGGCTCGGAGCGGTGGCCTTCTTGGCTCGCGGAGAACACGCTAATACCCAGGCGCAAGTGGCATGGCGCCTCTGGGAAAGAATGCATGCTTTGCCTGAcaatgaagacgaggatgatgatgatggccCGCAGCTGGATGCGTGGGATATCAAATATGGCCGTCGCACAGAGGAGCTGAACGATGCCCCTGTGCCAAGTCTGCCCAAGTTTACTGTTCTTGTTGAGTCTCACACATCCATTCCACCATTCTTAGCTGTCCAAGTGGACGAACTGCCACGAGGAAGTGATATTGAATGGCAAGGGCTGGGAGGCCGATGTGAGCAGGTCAAGTTGGACATTAAAGGAGGGACATTAGCCACCACCATGGACAGCCAATACAAGTATATCAATATCGAGATCGACGCGGGTTCGTCAGACGATGCATTGAAGCAAATATTGAGATCAGTGAAAGAGGCTCACTGTCGAGATTCCACACTGTCTCAGGCAGTGTTATACACCACCCACTCAGTGCCTGAAGCCTTGTGGCCAGGACAGGTTGTGCCGTGCAGATCGATTTGGGGGCGAGAAGGACGAAGGTTGAGTGCAGGCGTGGTCTTGCAGCAGCTCGGTTAG
- a CDS encoding Thioredoxin, putative — MPVIEISSKEQFSSLLTSSRLVVADFHADWCAPCKAIAPAYKALATQLSRPNHITFTKINVDHQQELAQAYGVTAMPTFIVFKNGRVNQTVKGANPAQLNQVVQKLASEASQSDDATGAGEGSGSGELWLGGTVAKGYSDVTDQVDVKGLELLNRDTNTAEPRALFNTSSPSGLAGKGKGKAAGQADWTESDTDEQLMLYIPFNSTLKVHSLQITSLPPADADADADDDETPMRPRNLHIYKNTSHVLGFDEADGIPPVQKVEIQAGDWNSKTGTATIPLRFVNFQNVTSLVMFFVDGDGDSEKLRVDRIRIIGEAGANRSMGMLEKIGDEPGE; from the exons ATGCCTGTCATTGAGATATCATCGAAGGAGCAATTCTCATCGCTACTCACCTCTTCCCGTCTTGTCGTCGCCGACT TCCACGCGGATTGGTGTGCACCGTGTAAAGCTATTGCACCTGCGTATAAAGCGCTGGCGACCCAGCTCTCCCGCCCGAATCACATCACATTCACCAAGATCAATGTCGATCACCAACAAGAGCTTGCCCAGGCCTACGGCGTCACAGC AATGCCGACCTTCATCGTCTTCAAGAACGGCCGCGTCAATCAAACAGTCAAGGGCGCCAACCCCGCACAGCTGAACCAGGTTGTCCAGAAGCTTGCATCCGAGGCAAGCCAGTCGGACGACGCAACGGGAGCCGGTGAAGGAAGCGGCTCTGGTGAGCTCTGGCTTGGCGGTACAGTGGCCAAGGGCTACAGCGATGTCACAGACCAGGTTGATGTGAAGGGATTGGAGCTTTTGAACCGGGACACAAATACAGCAGAGCCACGCGCTCTGTTCAACACCTCGAGTCCTTCTGGACTAGCAGGaaagggcaagggcaaggcTGCTGGCCAGGCGGACTGGACTGAGAGCGACACCGACGAGCAGCTGATGCTGTACATTCCATTCAACTCGACATTGAAGGTCCACTCGCTTCAAATTACTTCCCTCCCTCCTGCGGACGCGGACGCGGACGCCGATGATGACGAGACACCTATGCGGCCCAGAAACTTGCACATCTACAAGAATACTTCCCATGTGCTTGGATTCGATGAGGCAGATGGGATCCCCCCTGTGCAGAAGGTGGAAATCCAGGCTGGTGACTGGAATTCCAAGACTGGGACAGCGACAATCCCTCTGCGGTTTGTTAATTTCCAGAATGTGACATCGCTGGTTATGTTTTTCGTTGATGGGGATGGGGATAGCGAGAAGCTGCGCGTTGACCGCATTCGAATTATTGGCGAGGCGGGTGCAAACCGATCTATGGGCATGCTGGAGAAGATTGGCGACGAACCTGGCGAGTAA
- a CDS encoding Zinc finger, C2H2 — translation MSRGLISFAIKHMRTIILLIHNGQTFQLDFQSPSSSTHNGLTVYHGTDLDIPYYSHLQYGQEQPLYSPQPMMNMHQMATTNAFRGATMSLTPISSPQPSQMKPTIIVQQGSPGLMPLDTRFIGHDLYSFPSTPPLSASGSTISSPPSAHGALPTPIHDTFFTFDKVEGVKEGCETDVHQEILATPEWARSDSPPMTPVFIHPPSLTHIHGSDLLSATSCPSLSPSPSPVPTDILASQILGSSQSFCDPRQLTVEPCVHAHAQDLPPLPNLSCEEDEPRAVVGSASVTLPVNENPSPSFSSSTQDPLSSLPTFDSFSDLDSDDELNRLVEFHPAANAIYVGGKRQRMHAYSVEDDGFLSEHSLEDSDDSETFMHSGLPSFEWTQTAQPQVESEEEHIEVPKTKKRSSRKSRKIAEEEAEAKALAACESSGDCCSDDGSVDDSESAPISVNRRGRKQSLTEDPSKTFVCTLCSRRFRRQEHLKRHYRSLHTQDKPFECNECGKKFSRSDNLAQHARTHGGGSIVMGVLDASDAGSVSFDDQHDAGALGQVMYEAARSTEVTGAPSVDRRAAKKRKRDLS, via the exons ATGTCTCGAGGTCTAATCAGTTTTGCTATTAAACACATGCGCA CTATAATCCTACTAATACACAACGGACAAACATTTCAATTGGACTTTCAATCTCCCTCCAG CAGTACTCACAATGGACTCACCGTATACCATGGCACCGACCTCG ACATCCCATACTACAGCCATCTGCAGTATGGACAAGAGCAACCACTCTACTCCCCCCAGCCCATGATGAATATGCACCAGATGGCCACCACAAATGCCTTCCGAGGAGCTACCATGAGCTTGACACCAATCTCCTCTCCCCAGCCCTCGCAAATGAAGCCCACTATCATCGTGCAGCAGGGTTCGCCCGGCTTGATGCCCTTGGACACTCGGTTTATTGGTCACGATTTGTACTCGTTCCCTTCGACTCCTCCACTGTCCGCCTCAGGAAGCACCATCAGCAGTCCTCCCTCTGCCCATGGCGCGCTACCAACCCCGATTCATGACACATTCTTCACCttcgacaaggtggagggtGTCAAGGAAGGATGCGAGACCGATGTCCACCAGGAAATCCTGGCCACACCGGAGTGGGCGCGCTCCGACTCGCCTCCGATGACGCCTg TCTTCATTCATCCACCTTCTCTTACTCACATCCACGGCTCAGACCTTCTGTCTGCAACCTCCTGCCCCTCGctttccccctccccctcacCCGTGCCCACCGACATTCTTGCCTCACAAATTCTTGGGTCTAGCCAGTCTTTCTGTGACCCCCGCCAGCTCACCGTGGAGCCTTGTGTCCATGCTCACGCACAGGATCTCCCTCCTCTACCGAATCTCTCATGCGAGGAGGATGAGCCTCGTGCCGTTGTTGGCAGTGCATCCGTGACGCTCCCCGTCAACGAGAACCCATCTCCTTCTTTCAGCTCCTCGACCCAGGACCCTCTCAGCTCGCTGCCGACTTTTGACAGCTTCTCAGACCTCGACTCTGATGATGAGCTGAACCGTCTGGTGGAGTTCCATCCTGCCGCCAATGCCATCTATGTGGGTGGTAAGCGCCAGCGTATGCACGCCTATTCAGTAGAGGATGATGGATTCCTGAGCGAGCACAGCCTTGAAGACTCGGATGACTCCGAGACTTTCATGCACAGTGGCTTGCCATCCTTCGAGTGGACCCAGACTGCCCAGCCTCAGGTTGAGAGCGAGGAGGAACACATCGAAGTAcccaagaccaagaagcGTAGCAGCCGCAAGTCCCGAAAGattgccgaggaagaggctgAAGCAAAGGCGCTGGCCGCCTGCGAGTCTTCTGGCGACTGCTGCTCTGATGATGGATCAGTGGATGACTCCGAGTCGGCTCCCATCTCAGTCAACCGCCGGGGTCGCAAGCAGTCTTTGACTGAGGATCCATCCAAGACCTTCGTCTGCACTTTGTGCTCACGTCGCTTCCGTCGTCAGGAACACCTCAAGCGCCACTACCGCTCTCTTCACACTCAGGACAAGCCGTTCGAGTGCAACGAGTGTGGCAAGAAGTTCTCCCGCAGTGACAACCTTGCCCAGCACGCCCGAACCCACGGTGGTGGCTCTATTGTCATGGGAGTCCTAGATGCAAGCGATGCTGGTTCTGTCTCATTCGATGATCAACATGACGCAGGTGCCCTTGGCCAAGTCATGTACGAGGCTGCCCGGTCGACTGAAGTCACCGGTGCTCCCTCCGTGGATCGCCGAGCGGcgaagaagcgcaagcgtgACTTGTCCTAA
- a CDS encoding Heat shock protein DnaJ, N-terminal: MTHAVDLYEILSLPFAGSSSTVLSKQQIKIAYHKALLKHHPDKAGAVARDTGLGGSTNSTSISTPNSLFAKSNGNLSRQFYSIDQITTAYKTLSDPALRAEYDRSMRLDRLRIAEREKTGDVFHTGLEIVDLEDLACEEVEGGDGDCWYRGCRCGDERGFLVNEEDLEREAEHGEIIIGCRGCSLWLKILFAVEADEG, translated from the coding sequence ATGACACACGCCGTGGATCTCTATGAGATCCTGTCTCTGCCGTTTGCAGGGTCTTCGTCGACAGTCCTCTCCAAGCAGCAGATCAAGATCGCATACCACAAAGCATTGCTGAAACACCACCCTGACAAGGCGGGTGCTGTCGCAAGAGATACTGGGCTAGGCGGCTCGACTAACTCTACATCCATATCTACTCCGAACTCTCTCTTTGCCAAATCTAATGGCAACTTGTCGCGACAATTTTATTCCATCGATCAGATCACCACCGCCTACAAGACCCTATCGGACCCCGCCCTCCGCGCCGAATACGACCGCTCTATGCGTTTGGACAGACTGAGGATTGCAGAACGGGAGAAGACCGGCGATGTGTTCCATACCGGCTTGGAGATTGTGGATTTGGAGGATCTTGCCTGTGAGGAGGTTGAAGGCGGCGACGGCGACTGCTGGTACCGCGGATGTCGTTGCGGTGATGAGCGCGGGTTTTTGGTCAACGAAGAGGATTTAGAGAGGGAAGCTGAGCATGGCGAGATCATTATCGGTTGTCGCGGGTGCAGTCTCTGGTTGAAGATTCTGTTCGCCGTTGAGGCAGATGAGGGATGA
- a CDS encoding Phosphatidate cytidylyltransferase, putative, with the protein MSSPWKEEQEATPRTITPPSAEAFAEELRLFNRSPHPYHRSQRLGSNTPSERGDRLHPPSSYSRSSRTTSDSGTDADDESTGILRGLPAPPLHPRKGLRSGVLGPTDLDDWLPSLQPWPSFVRTSRRSSEEELKEEAFEERLRFRRQRRVEVLRRLLEAALLLSVGGVVLYQDGARSLAWEWRKEIAAHGLVVLGLYAAYPLIVRASQGRSWRIWRIWSTKRTYFSLPSSFDPAPLLYPILIPLFVSLSLSNHVPPLIMPNIILSLSSLPTPVIPFQNWTNGLNTIHWMISMIPILVAEHFTLDHTVPKPLTLRGLDAESLNLLFPLHQALIPTLDFLLTTSILPAELQLLTTALINLYLFAASPQMEILKALLWLGGMCLFASCRHILRWEVSLARIPSWKFRRAPHGSQSPRKFLNMIDHRLCEKLSRTGHVPSDDASSDSDGPNGLSFSRPRKTKTVRGSRSSRPPAEPVSAVDKVTTEEIFQQHARVVHRRRHTISTFDEAVREEHIRTTPGGRRKKMMGPGLASFLSLTSAQAQVRKWLFAFCVYILSLVIILVPIRKYVAERALQGQDPFGWALGYLLGNVSKIRFWVLMLNLEYWIELPPRPDTDIMSASCFLGSIEHIRQVTFGAATTRLLLSGYCVMVLITGLAIVIKLSPVAEVDTRRKVFHGMMVVMFLPAIFVDPAFCAMALTLVLSIFLLLDLFRASQLPPISRPLTYFLAPYVDGRDHRGPVIISHIFLLIGCSIPLWLSLSDLPRTGLGPWAGWEISSRDVSMVSGVICVGMGDAAASLVGRRYGRLKWFWGGGKSLEGSIAFVVAVTCGLIAVRAWLVLGGWPVSGIESAEGAAFPTHFWAWTLLKAVLAAAGTSATEAILTGCNDNVVVPVVLWLLVRGLGV; encoded by the exons atgagTTCGCCGtggaaagaagaacaagaagcgACGCCTCGCACCATCACACCTCCGAGCGCCGAAGCGTTCGCCGAAGAACTCCGATTATTCAATCGCTCCCCTCATCCATACCATAGAAGCCAGCGCCTCGGATCAAACACTCCCTCCGAACGCGGCGACCGCCTCCACCCGCCTTCCTCCTACTCCAGGTCCTCGCGAACAACCAGCGACAGTGGCACGGATGCAGATGATGAAAGCACTGGTATTTTAAGGGGCTTACCCGCCCCGCCGCTCCATCCTCGAAAAGGCCTACGATCTGGAGTACTTGGTCCCACTGACCTCGATGACTGGCTGCCGAGCTTGCAACCATGGCCATCGTTTGTGCGGACGTCGCGGCGAAGCTCGGAGGAGGAACTCAAAGAAGAGGCCTTTGAGGAGAGATTGAGGTTCAGACGCCAGAGACGGGTTGAGGTTCTTCGGCGGCTGTTGGAGGCTGCGCTTCTGCTGTCTGTGGGTGGCGTGGTCTTGTATCAAGACGGGGCGCGCTCTTTGGCTTGGGAATGGCGGAAGG AGATTGCTGCTCATGGCCTCGTGGTCTTGGGTCTCTATGCTGCCTATCCGCTGATTGTTCGTGCATCACAGGGCCGAAGCTGGCGCATTTGGCGCATCTGGTCTACGAAACGGACATACTTCTCACTACCCTCAAGCTTCGATCCGGCTCCACTTCTCTATCCGATCCTTATTCCCCTCTTCGTTTCGTTGTCGCTGTCGAACCATGTTCCACCACTAATCATGCCTAACATAATCCTCAGTCTGTCCTCTTTACCAACGCCTGTTATACCGTTCCAGAACTGGACCAATGGACTCAATACTATCCATTGGATGATTTCTATGATTCCCATTCTCGTCGCCGAGCATTTCACCTTGGACCATACAGTGCCCAAACCATTGACACTTCGCGGGCTCGACGCGGAATCTCTAAACCTTCTTTTCCCTTTGCATCAAGCGTTGATACCCACTTTAGACTTTTTGTTGACGACTAGCATTCTTCCCGCTGAGCTGCAGCTTTTGACAACTGCTTTGATCAACTTGTACTTGTTTGCGGCCTCTCCTCAAATGGAGATCCTCAAAGCCTTACTATGGCTTGGAGGCATGTGTTTGTTTGCTTCTTGTCGACATATACTGCGTTGGGAGGTTTCTTTGGCTAGAATCCCTAGCTGGAAATTCCGCCGCGCCCCGCATGGTTCGCAATCTCCCCGCAAATTCCTGAACATGATCGACCATCGACTTTGTGAGAAGTTGAGTAGAACGGGACACGTACCATCGGACGATGCTTCGTCGGACAGTGATGGGCCCAATGGGTTGTCGTTCTCAAGGCCGCGCAAGACTAAGACCGTAAGGGGGAGTCGCTCCTCCCGCCCGCCGGCAGAGCCGGTATCTGCAGTTGACAAGGTTACGACGGAAGAGATTTTCCAACAGCATGCTCGCGTTGTGCATCGACGACGCCATACCATATCTACCTTCGACGAAGCTGTTCGCGAGGAACATATCCGCACTACCCCTGGTGGTAGACGCAAGAAAATGATGGGTCCTGGTCTGGCCTCCTTCCTCTCGCTCACTTCAGCTCAGGCGCAGGTGCGCAAATGGCTGTTCGCATTTTGCGTCTACATTCTGTCCCTGGTTATTATTCTTGTGCCTATCCGAAAGTACGTGGCAGAGCGCGCACTGCAAGGTCAGGATCCGTTTGGTTGGGCTTTAGGCTACTTGTTGGGAAATGTCTCGAAGATTCGCTTTTGGGTCCTTATGTTGAACCTTGAGTACTGGATTGAACTGCCACCTCGCCCTGATACCGATATAATGAGTGCATCCTGCTTCCTCGGATCGATCGAACACATTCGCCAGGTTACTTTTGGGGCTGCCACCACTCGTCTACTACTCAGTGGCTACTGCGTGATGGTACTGATAACGGGCCTAGCCATTGTGATTAAGCTCAGCCCTGTTGCCGAGGTTGATACGCGCCGCAAGGTTTTCCACGGTATGATGGTGGTTATGTTCCTTCCTGCTATATTTGTGGATCCAGCCTTCTGCGCTATGGCGCTAACCTTGGTTCTCTCCATCTTCCTTCTATTGGACCTGTTCCGCGCGTCCCAACTTCCTCCGATTTCGCGGCCACTCACCTATTTCCTGGCCCCATATGTTGATGGCCGTGATCACCGTGGACCAGTCATCATCTCACACATCTTTTTATTAATAGGATGTTCGATTCCCCTTTGGCTGTCACTTTCCGATCTTCCTCGGACTGGCCTAGGCCCATGGGCTGGTTGGGAGATCTCGTCACGAGATGTGAGCATGGTGAGCGGAGTCATCTGTGTTGGCATGGGCGATGCGGCCGCATCTCTCGTTGGCCGGCGGTACGGTCGACTGAAATGGTTCTGGGGTGGCGGCAAATCACTTGAAGGCAGCATCGCTTTTGTCGTAGCGGTGACCTGCGGGCTGATCGCGGTTCGTGCCTGGTTGGTGCTCGGTGGGTGGCCTGTGTCTGGGATCGAATCAGCAGAAGGCGCAGCTTTCCCAACTCACTTCTGGGCCTGGACTTTGCTCAAGGCGGTTCTGGCGGCAGCTGGGACGAGCGCCACCGAGGCGATCCTTACTGGCTGCAATGACAACGTTGTGGTCCCAGTGGTGTTATGGCTGCTGGTGCGGGGTCTTGGCGTTTGA
- a CDS encoding Cytochrome c peroxidase Ccp1, putative has product MASAARTVSRAFLRSTPATSSFRPAARSAHFAVPANGLRASARRGYSSEAGSEKSGSPFGLWALGLGALGAAGGAYLYLNGDSSPKGPFIPTQADYQKVYDAIASRLADESDYDDGSYGPVLVRLAWHASGTYDKETGTGGSNGATMRFAPESDHGANAGLKTARDFLEPIKAQFPWITYSDLWTLGGACAIQEASGPSIPWRPGREDRDVAACTPDGRLPDAAKDQRHVRDIFTRMGFDDREMVALIGAHALGRCHTDRSGFDGPWNFSPTLFTNEFFRLLVEEKWIQKKWNGPIQFTDKTTGTLMMLPTDMALVKDKAFKKHVERYAKDSDAFFKEFSDVFVKLLELGVPFKTEDRFVFKTSE; this is encoded by the exons ATGGCATCGGCTGCCAGAACTGTTTCTCGGGCTTTCCTGCGCTCAACCCCAGCGACCTCCTCTTTCCGTCCTGCTGCGCGCAGCGCCCATTTTGCCGTCCCAGCCAATGGTCTCCGCGCCTCTGCTCGTCGCGGATATTCTTCAGAAGCTGGCTCTGAAAAATCGGGCTCACCCTTTGGCCTCTGGGCTCTTGGTCTCGGTGCCCTGGGTGCTGCAGGTGGAGCATACCTCTACTTGAACGGCGACTCCTCCCCCAAAGGGCCCTTCATCCCTACCCAGGCCGATTACCAGAAGGTGTACGATGCCATCGCTTCACGTCTGGCTGACGAGAGCGACTATGATGACGGCAGCTATGGTCCC GTCCTGGTTCGCCTTGCATGGCACGCAAGTGGTACCTATGACAAGGAGACTGGCACTGGAGGCAGCAACGGCGCCACTATGAGATTCGCTCCGGAGTCTGATCACGGCGCCAACGCCGGTCTTAAGACTGCTCGTGACTTCCTCGAGCCCATCAAGGCTCAGTTCCCCTGGATCACTTACTCTGATTTGTGGACTCTCGGTGGTGCCTGTGCCATCCAGGAGGCGAGTGGCCCTTCGATCCCCTGGAGACCCGGCCGTGAGGACAGAGATGTCGCCGCCTGCACTCCCGACGGCCGTCTTCCTGACGCCGCCAAAGACCAACGTCACGTCCGCGATATCTTCACCCGCATGGGCTTTGATGATCGCGAGATGGTTGCATTGATCGGTGCCCATGCCTTGGGTCGCTGCCACACCGATCGTTCTGGCTTCGATGGTCCCTGGAACTTTAGCCCTACTCTTTTCACCAATGAGTTTTTCCGCCTCCTTGTTGAAGAGAAGTGGATCCAGAAGAAGTGGAACGGTCCGATTCAGTTCACTGACAAGACCACTGGCACTCTCATGATGTTGCCCACTGACATGGCTCTTGTCAAAGACAAGGCCTTCAAGAAGCACGTCGAACGATATGCCAAGGACAGCGATGCCTTCTTCAAGGAGTTTTCTGATGTCTTTGTCAAGCTCCTTGAGCTCGGTGTGCCCTTTAAGACTGAGGACCGCTTTGTCTTCAAGACTTCTGAGTAG